Within Xanthomonas theicola, the genomic segment AGGTTGTCGCTGCCCATGCTGACGTAGGCCTGGCCGTCGATGTGGCTGCCCCACACCACCATCGGCAGGCCGCTGCGCGCGGCCGCATCCAGCGCGGCGTGTTCGGAACTCTGCCCGAGCATGATCACGCCGTCGGCGCGGCTGCCGCGCGCCAGGTCTTCGACCCAGTGGTCCTGGTGCCGGTCCAGCTTGGACAGCAGCATGCTGTAGCCGCGCGCGGTCAAGGCGTCGGCGAGCAGCGCCAGCATGGTCATCATGAACGGGTCCGACAGCGGTTGCTCGTGCGTGTGCGTCAGCGGCACCGCCACGCAGACGATGTTGGAGCGCCGCGAGCGCAGGCTGCGCGCGACCGGATCGACGCGGTAGCCGGCCTCGCGCGCCAACTGTTTGATGTAGGCGCGGGTGCGCTCGGCGACCACCGGGTTGTCGGCCAGCGCGCGCGAGACGGTGGACTCGGACACGCCGGCCATGCGCGCGATATCGGCCATCTGCAGGCGCGCGCCGGGCGCGCGGCGGTCGGGTTTGTCGGGCATGCAGTGGCGGTGGGTGGCGCACGGAGCGGAATGCCAGTCTATGCCACCCGCCGCGGCGAGAATGTCTGCGCGCGTGGGCCGGCGGCGCGCGCGACAGGTCCTAGGCCATGTGCAGGCCGCCGTTGACCGCGTAGTCGGCGCCGGTGACGTAGGCGGCGTCGTCGGACGCCAGCCAGCCGCACAGCGCGGCCACTTCCTCGGGCTTGCCGAGCCGGCGCAGCGGCACCGAGGTGGCCAGGCGGTCGAGCACGTCCGGCGGGAAGCCGCTGATCGCCGCGCTGGCGATGTAGCCGGGCGAGACGGTGTTGACGGTGACCCCGCGCGAGGCTACTTCCTGCGCCAGCGCGCGGCTGAAGCCGTGCATCGCGGCCTTGGCGGTGGCGTAGTTGATCTGCCCGATCTGGCCCTTCTGCGCGCTGACCGCGCCGATGTTGACGATGCGTCCCCAGCCGCGCGTGGTCATGCCGTCCACCACCTGCTTGGTGATGTTGAACAGCGCGTTGAGGTTGCTGGCGATCACCGCCTGCCAGTCCTCGCGGCTCATCTGCCGGAACAGGGTGTCGCGGCTGCCGCCGGCGTTGTTGACCAGCACGTCGATCTCGCCGACCTCGGCCCTGACCTTGGCGAATGCGGCGACGGTGGAGTCCCAGTCGGTGGCGTTGCCTTCGGAGGCGATGAAGTCCAGGCCCAGCTCGCGCTGCTCGCGCAGCCACGCCGACTTGCGCGGCGAGTTGGGGCCGCAGCCGGCGACCACGGTATGTCCGTTGCGCGCCAGCTTCTGGCAGATCGCGGTGCCGATGCTGCCCATGCCGCTGGTGACGTAGGCGATTCTTAGGGTCATCTGGAGCCTCTGTGGGTTGGGAGGGCGGGACGGGGGACTCGGGACTGGAAAAACGGAAGTCGGTAGAGCCGCCGATCGCGGCGCTGCGCTTTTCCGGGTCCCGGGTCCCGAAGACTCAAGCAGCCAACGGATACAGGGCGAACAACAAACTTCCCCCCATCAACAACAACGAAACCAGCACCGCCCACTTCAAGGTGAAGCGCTGGTGGTCGGCGAAATCGACCTTGGCCAGGCCGACCAGCAGGTAGGTGGACGGCACCAGCGGGCTGAGCAGGTGCACCGGCTGCCCGGCCAGCGAGGCGCGGGCCATTTCCACCGGGGTGATGCCGTAGTGGCTGGCGGCCTCGGACAGGATCGGCAGCACGCCGAAGTAGAACGCGTCGTTGGACATGAAGAAAGTGAAGGGCATGCTGGCGATCGCGGTGATCGCCGCCAGGTACGGTCCCCACGCATCCGGGATCACCGCCAGGAAGCTGCGCGACATGGCGTCGACCATGCCGGTATTGGACAGGATGCCGGTGAACACGCCGGCGGCGAAGATCAGCGACACCACCGACAGCACGTTGCCGGCATGGTTGACCAGGCGCCGGCGCTGCTCGGCCAGGTTCGGGTAGTTGATCAGCAGCGCCAGCGCGAAACCGATCATGAACAGCACCGGCATCGGCAGTACGCCGACCACCAGCGCCGCCATCAGCGCCAGGGTCAGTGCCAGGTTCACCCACAGCAGCTTCGGCCGCTTGATGTCCTCGGCGTCTTCCACGGTCGGCAGCGCATCGCCGTCGTCGGCCACGCTGGCGTCCAACCAGGCGTCGCCCGGCAGCGCGGCGACGCCGAGCCGGCGCCGTTCCTGCATGCCCAGGTACCAGGCCAGCACCAGGATGCCGGCGATCGCCAGCGCCATCGCCGGCAGCAGCGGCACGAACACGTCGGCCGGATCCACGTGCAGTGCGGTGGCCGCGCGCGCGGTCGGTCCGCCCCACGGGGTCAGGTTCATCACCCCGCCGGCGAGGATGGTCACGCAGGTCAGGTTCAGCGCGTTCATGCCGATGCGGCGGTACAGCGGCAGCATCGCCGACACGGTGATCATGTAGGTGGTGGAGCCGTCGCCGTCGAGCGAGATCAGCAAGGCCAGCACCGCGGTGCCGAGCACGATCTTCATCGGGTCGCCCTTGACCAGGCGCAGGATGCGCCGCACCAGCGGGTCGAACAGGCCGGCGTCGATCATCACCCCGAAGTACAGGATCGCGAACATCAACATCACGCCGGTCGGCGCGATCTTCTTGATCCCCTCCAGCATCATCTCGTTGATGCCGGTGCCGAAGCCGCCGGCCAGCGCGAACGCGATCGGCACGATGATCAAGGCGACCAGCGGCGACAGCCGCTTGCTCATGATCAGGTACATGAAGGTGATGACCATTCCGAAACCGAGCGCGGTCAGCATGGGAGTTCCTTGGGTGGGGCGGAAAGGGGCGGGACTCGGGACCGGGGACCCGGAAAAGCGCAGTATTGCGATCTGAAGCGTTATCGGTTTCCGTTCTTCGGGTCCCGGGTCCCGCGATTCAAAAGTCGTACTGGAAGCGGCCGGTGATCGCGCGGGTGTGGTCCAGCGTGGTGCCGGCCAGGCGGTCGCGGTTGCGGCTGTCGATCAGGTTCAGCATCAAGCGCATGTTCGGCTTGAGGTACCAGTTGCCGGCCAGCGTCCACGATGCGGTGGAGGCGTCGAGGAAATCCGCTTGGCCATCCAGGTGCTGCGTGCCCCACATGCGGTCGTAGCGCAGCGCCAGTTCGAACGCGCCGCGCGGGTTGTCGACCTGCTTGATGCGGGTGAAGCGCCCGGTCTTGCCGTCGTAGCGGCGCGATTCGCCGGTCGCGAACCAGCTGATGAAGCCGTAGGCGGACAGCACCTGCGCGCGCTGCGCGCCGTCGTCGAACAGCCCGCCGCTGAACTCGCCCTGCCACGACAGCGGGCCACGCACCTGCGCGTATTCCAACGACCACTTGTCCACGTCGGTATCGCGGCCGCCGGCGAAGCGCGCCAGGGTGATGCGGCTGTCGTCGGACAGATGCCCGGCCGGACGCGGGCGGATGCTCAGCGCCGGCGCGCCGTTGGCGCCGGGATGGTCGTAGCGCTCGTGCGCCAGCGACAGACCCAGGTGCAGCACGTCGCCGTCGCGCGCGCCCGGCGCCCAGGTGCCGCGGCCGCCGAACGCATCGCCCTTGATGTTGGACACGTCGATGCTTTCCAGGCTGTAGACGCTGGCGGCCCAGGTGTAGTCCTTGCCGGCCGCCTGCCACGACACCGCCTTGCGGTACAGCGGCGCCAGCGTGCTGGCCGCGCCGCTGCGTTCCAGGAACTGGCCGAAATTGGAACCGGTGCGGTCGTCCAGCGAGAAGTACTGCTTGAACTGGCCGACGCTCAGCGTGCCGGCGTCGAATTTGCGGGTCAGGTAGACGTCCTTGGCCTCGATGCCCTTGCCGTTGAAGTCCTCCTGCAACCCGGCGAAATCGCCTTCGACCTTGTAGCCGAAGCCGAAGAACTTGCCGGACACGTCGATCCACAGCCGGCGGATCTCGGTGTCGTCGGGATTGGGCGTGCCGCGGTGGTCGTTGTCGAACTGGGCGACGTCCCAATGCAGGCGGCCGCCGATCTCGGCGGTGACCGGGCGGTCGTCGTCGCCGTCGGCGGCGTGCGCCAGCGGGGGCAGGGACAGCAAGGTGCAGGCGCAAGCGCCGCACAGGCTCAATTTCTTCAGGTTCACGTACCCTCCCAGGTGCGCGCAGCGCGTCGATGAGTCGGTCGCCCGCAACGGAAGGCGCAGGCCAGCGTGGCTGCAGCCTAGTGCGGCATAGCTGTCATCGACCTGTCGGTGGGGAGCCGGGAAGGGAGAGTCGGGAATGGGCAATAGGAGAAGAGCGCCGCTCTCCGGATGCGCTAGGCTTTGGCGATTGCTCTTACCATTGCCGATTCTCCATTCCCGATTCCCGGCCCCAATGCGCCTTCTGCTAGTCGAGGACAACGCCGATCTAGCCGATGCGATCGTGCGGCGCATGCGCCGCAGCGGGCATGCGGTGGATTGGCAGAGCGATGGGCTGGGCGCGGCCAGCGTGCTGCGTTACCAGCGCTTCGACCTGGTGGTGCTGGACATCGGCCTGCCCCGGCTGGATGGCTTGCGCGTGCTGGCCGGGCTGCGCGAGCGCGGCGACACCACGCCGGTGCTGATGCTGACCGCGCGCGACGGCATCGAGGACCGCGTACAGGCGCTGGACGTGGGCGCCGACGACTACCTGGGCAAGCCGTTCGATTTCCGCGAATTCGAGGCGCGCTGCCGGGTGCTGCTGCGGCGCAATCGCGGCAACGCCAGCGAGGTGGTGCAGTTGGGCGGTTTCGCCTTCGACAACGCCGCGCACAGGGTCAGCCTGGACGGCGCGCCGATCGAGCTGCCCAACCGTGAGTACCGCCTGCTGGAGATCCTGATCGGCCGGCTCGGTCAGGTGGTCGGCAAGGACGAGATCGGCAACGGCCTGTTCGGCTTCGACGACGCCGCCGGGCCGAACGCGATCGAGCTGTACGTCGGGCGCCTGCGCAGGAAGCTGGCCGCCGCGCCGCTGCGCATCGTCACCGTGCGCGGGGTCGGCTACAAGCTGGAAGCGGCCGAACCCGGCACGCCTGCGGCGGCGCCGCAGGAGCCGGGCCGCGATGGCTGAGGCCGCGCTGCCGGCGCCGTCGATCCGGCGCACGTTGCTGCTGTACCTGGGTGCGCTGTCGCTGCTCGGCGCGGTGGCGCTGTTCTTCGCCGCCCGCGACTACGGCCAGCGCGCGGCCAATCGCTCCTACGACCATCTGCTGGTGTCCTCGGCGCTGTCGATCGTCGACTCGGTGGCGCTGGCCGGCGGGCAATGGCAGGTGGACCTGCCATACGCGGCGCTGGACCTGCTGGCGATGGCGCCGGAAGACCGGGTGTTTTATCGCGTGTTCGATGCGCATGGACGCACCATCACCGGCTATGGCGATTTGCCGAAGGTGCCGTCGCTGCCGCCCGCCAGCGCACCGCCGCGGCTGTTCGATGCCGTGTACAGCGGCGAGCGGGTGCGGTTCGCCGTGGTGGCGCGGCGAGTGTCGTCGGCGGCGGCGCAGGGCGAGGTGTGGGTGCAGGTCGGGCAGACCCGGCGCGCGCGCGCAGCCTTGGCGCAGGACGTGGTGCTGCACGCGCTGGTCGCGATCGCGGTGCTGTCGCTGCTGTCGCTGGCGCTGGTGTGGCTGGGCGTGTACCGCGCGCTGCGCCCGCTGCACCGGATCGAGCGCGACCTGTCGCGGCGCGAGCCGTCGGAACTCAAACCGCTGGCGGTGGCCGCGCCGCAGGAGATGCACCAGATGGTGGCGGCGTTGAACCGCTTCATGGCGCGCCTGGCGAGCAGCAACGAGACCCTGCGCGCGTTCATGGCCGAGGCCGCGCACCAGATGCGCACGCCGCTGGCGGCGCTGCGCGCGCAGGCGCAGTTGGCGCTGGACGAGGACGATCCGCGCCAGATGCGCCGCAGCCTGGAGGCGATCGAGCGCAACGCCATGCACATGAGCCGGCTGCTCAACCAGTTGCTCAGCGACGCCAGCGTGATCCACCGCGCCAACCTGCAGCGCTACGCCAGCGTCGATCTGGCCGAAGTGGTGCACCAGGCGCTGCACGAGGCATTGCCGCAATCGCAGCCGCGTCCGCGCGTGCAGCTGGCCATCGCCAGCGAGGCGGCGCTGGTGCGCGGCGATGCGCTGCTGCTGCGCGAGGCGATCAAGAACCTGATCGACAACGCTTGCAAGTACGGCGGCGACGGCGTGCTGCAGGTGGCGCTGACCTGCGAGGCGCAGCAGTGCGTGGTGACCGTGGCCGACCATGGCCCCGGCATCGCCGCCGCCGCCGCCGAGCGCGTGTTCGAACGCTTCGCGCGCGGCGAGAATGCGGCCGCCGGCGGCGCCGGGCTCGGCCTGGCGATCGTCAAGCGCGTGGTCGACAGCCACGGCGGGCGCATCGATCTGTCCAACCGCGTCGGCGGCGGCCTCATCGCCAGCCTGCGCCTGCCCAGGCTGCACCCATGACGATCCTTCCCCCGCTCCGCGCCGGCGTCCTGCTGCTGGCCTGCGTCCTGGCCCATGCCGCGACGGCCGCGCCCGGCGACATCCGCCGCTTCCCGGCGCAGGGCGCGGCCGATGCCCGGCTGTGCATCCAGGGCTCGACCGACATCGAGGTGTTCGCCGCGGTGATCGGCGACTACCAGCGGCTGCATCCGCGCACCGAGGTGGTGTACCAGGACGTGATCGCCTGGGACATCTACCAGCGCTACCTGCATCCGCCGCCCGGCGCGCGCTGCGCCGACCTGCTGATCAGCGCCAGCATGGACCTGCAGACCAAGCTGGTGAACGACGGCCACGCGCTCGCGCACCGCTCGCCGCAGACCGAGGCGCTGCCGGCATGGGCGCAATGGCGGCACGAGGCGTTCGGGATCAGCTACGAGCCGGTGGCGATCGTCTACAACAAGAACCGGCTGCCGGCCGCGCAGGTGCCGCGCACGCGCCGCCAGCTGCTGGAACTGCTGCGCGCGCCTGGCCAGCCGCTGCGCGGCAGGATCGGCACCTACGACGTGCAGCGCAGCGGCGTCGGCTATCTGTTCGCGACCCAGGACGGGCAGATCGGCAGCATGGCCGGCGCGTTGTTGGCGGCGATGGGCGACAACCAGGTGGTGCTGGAGGAGCGCACCGGCGTGCTGCTGGACCGGGTCAGCCGCGGCGAACTGCTGCTGGCCTACAACGTGCTGGGCTCCTATGCGCAGGCGCGGATCGACGCCGGCGCGCCGCTGGCGATCGTGCAGCCGGAGGACTACACCCTGGTCGCGCTGCGCACCGTGGTGATTCCGCGCGATACGCCGCACGCGGCCGAGGCGCGCCGTTTCCTCGACTACCTGCTGTCGCCGCGCGGGCAGCAGGTGCTGTCGCGCGAGGCGCGGCTCAAGCCGATCCTGCCGGTGGGCGGCGCCGCTGCCGCCGCGCCGGCGGCGGCCCCGGCGCGGCGTCCGATCGCGCTGGGGCCGGGATTGCTGGTGTACCTGGACGCGCTCAAGCGCCGCCAGTTCCTGGATGCCTGGCGCAGCAGCATGCAGCGCAGGCCGCCGCGCTGAGGTCGGGCGCCGCCGGCGCTCAGCGTGCGAAGCGCGGCGGCTGCGCGGTGGAGTGCAGAATCCGCACGCTGGCGCCGAGCTGCTCGGGCGCGGTGCCGGCCAGCAACGCATGCACGCGCCGCCGCTCCGGCGTCGCGCCTGCGCCCAGCCCGACCCAGGCGTTCTTGCCTGCGCCCTTGGCCGCATACAGGCAGCGATCGGCTAGGCCCACGCTCTGTTCCCAGTCGCCCAGCGCCGGCCACGCCGCCGCGAACGGCCACGGCGCGAAGCCGATCGAACAGGTCAACGCCAGCGCGTGCGGTTCCAGCGCAACGCGATGCGCGGCCACGGCCGCGCGCAGCCGCTCGGCCATGGCCTCGGCGGCGCCGTCGCGGTGCAGGCGGGTGATCAGCAGGAACTCCTCGCCGCCCCAGCGCACCAGCAGGTCGTGGGCGCCGCACAGCGCGCGCAGGCGGTCGGCGCAGTGCACCAGCGCCGCGTCGCCGGCCTGGTGGCCGTAGTCGTCGTTGATGCGCTTGAAGTCGTCGACGTCGATCATGAAGAAGTACAGCGCGTCCGCGCTGCCGCCGGCGTCAAGCTGGGCGAGCAGCGACGGGCATTCGCGGGCCAGCCAATCGTGCAGCTCGCGGCGGTTGGAGACCCGGGTCAGCGGATCCATGCGCGTGGCCGCTTCCAGTTGCACGTTGCTCTGCAGCAGCTGCTGGTTGGCGCGTTCGAGCTGGCGTGTGCGCTCGGCGACGGTGAGGTTCAGCAGTTCGACCATGTCGCGCTCGCGGTTGACCGTGCGGCGCACCCGTTGCGCGGTCAGCCCGAGCAGCAGCAGGCCAAGCAGCGCGTAGCCGGCATAGGCCAGCGGGTGCCGCCACGGCGGTGGCCGCACCTGGATCTGCAGCGTGCGCGAGGCGCCGAACTGGCCGTCGCGCCCGGCCGCCTGTACCTCCAGCGTGTAGCGGTCCGGCGGCAGATGGCTGACCGAGAACTCGCTGTGCGCCGCCTGCGGATACACCCAGCCCTTCTGCAGCCCGTTCACCCGGTAGCGCAGGCGCGCGGCGCCTGGCGCGGCGAAGTCGATCGCGGTCATGCCCAGGCTGAACACGTTGTCGCGGTAGTCCAGCGCGATGCGCTGCGCATACACCACGTCGCGCTCGGTCTGCCGCTCGCCGTGGCCGCCTTCGGCATCGAGCACGCGCAGGTCGGTCAGCACCGCGCGCGCCGGCGCGCTGCGCAGCGGCAGCCGGCCCGGGTCGACCACGTCCACGCCCTGGGTGCCGCCGAAATACAGCAGGCCGCGGTTGTCGCGATAGCCGCGGCCGCTGTTGTATTCCTGGTTCTGCAGGCCGTCGCGGCGGCCCAGGTTCTGCACGATGCGCGTCGCCGGATCGAGCACGCTCAGTCCGTTGTTGGTGCTCAGCCACAACCGTCCGTGCGGGTCCGGCAGGATCGTGTAGACGACGTTGCTGCTGAGGCCTTCGCCATCGGTGTAGCGCACCGCGACGTCGCGCCTGAGGTCCACCCGGTACAGCCCACCAGAGAACGTGCCCACCCACAGCACGCCGTCGGCGGCGTACAGCGACCACACCGACGCGTACACGCCGGCGCCGCCGGGCCGATAGGGTTCGGCCGGCCGGTCGCCGCGCATGCGCCACACGCCGCAGTCGTTGCAGCCGATCCACAGCGTGCCCTGGGCATCGCGGTACAGCCGGGTCAGCATGCGCCCGGCCAGCGGCGCCCAGCGCGGATCGTCCTGCACGCGGCCGCCGATCACACGGCTCAGGCCGTGGCGGGTGGCGACCCACAGCGTGTCGCCCTCGCGCAGCAGGTCGTTCACGTGCGCATCGGCCAGCCCGTCCACGCGCGCCAGCGCGCCATGGCGGTCCAGGCGCCACAGCCCGTGGTGGGTTCCCAACCACCAGCCGTCGGCGTCGCGCTCGATGGCGCGTACCGTGCGTGCGGCCAGCGGCGCCGGGACGCGCCAGGGCGCGCGGTCGCGGTCGCGGATCAGCAGACCCTGGTCGGTGCCGATCAACATGCGCGCGCCCTGACGCCAGATGCTGCGCACGCTGGGACTGGGCCAGGCATGGACGTCGGTGAGATTCTCCTCGTCGTTGCGGATCACCGCCGCCAGCGGCCGCACCCGGTACAGGCCGGCGGTGTAGGTGCCGATCCACCAGGTGCCGTTGCCATCCTGGTAGAAACGGGTGATGGCGCTGCGCGGCGGCACGTCGAAGTGCAGCCGCCGCGGCGTCGCGTCCTGGCCCAGTTGGGTCACCGTGGCGTTGTTGGAGCCGACCAGCACGCGCCCGTCGATCAGCCGGATCAGCGCACTCAGATCGCTGTGGTCGGTCAGCAGTTGCGCGTTGCTCCAGTGCGCGAGCACGCCGCCTTGCGCATCCAGCTTGAACAGCCCGGCATTGGCCGAGGCCAGCCACAGGCCTTCCGGCCCGGCCTGCAGCGCCACGCATTCGTCGATGCCCGGCGGGGCAGGCAGCGCCTGCCGCGCGTGCGCGCCGAGCAGCCACAGCCGGCAGCGCCGGTCCAGCGCGATCGCGCGCTTGCCGTCGGGCATCCAGGCCAGGCCGACCACCGGTGCGTCGCCGCCCAGCGGCAGGACCCGGCGCAGCGTCGCATCGACGCGGTCGATGCCGCGCTCGGTGCCGAGCCAGGCGCCGCCCTGCGGATCGACCAGGATGGCCATGACCCGGTTGTGCGACAGGCCCTCGGCCACGCCCAGCCGATGCCGCCGCCAGGTGGCCAGCTCGATCACTTCCAGACCGGCGTCGTTGGTGCCCAGCCACAGCCGGGTGCCGCGCGCCTCGAAGGCGAGACTGTCGATGCTGCTGCTGAGCAGGCTTTGCCGGTCGCTGGCGCCGAGTTCGTGGCGGTAGGCCCGGAACAGATGGCCGTCGAAGCGGTTGAGGCCCTCCTGCGTGGCGATCCACAGGAAGCCCTGGTCATCGCTCTGCAGCGCATTGATCGAGAGCTGCGACAGGCCCTCGTCCAGGCCGAAATGCTCCAGGCTGCTCGGCAGATCGGGCGTGTCGCCGTCGCTGGCGAGGGTCGCGGCCACGGCCAGTCCCGGCGCCAGCAGCGCCGCCAGCAGCGCGCCGCGCCGCGCGGACGGGCACACGCCCCGCAGGAAGATCGAAAGGAGTCGGATCACGCCACGCTATCGGCCGCAGGCAGCGGCGCTTGAATGTCGCCGCGATTGCCGCGTGCGGGGCGCTGCCGTCGCTCCCCGCGCAGCCGTGCAGGCGTGGACCCGCCCGCCCCGCCGCGGCCTGCGCGCGCGGCGGTGATAGGCCCCGGCGGCCGCGCATGCCAGACTGTCGGCATGGATGCGCCCACGATCCTGGTCGCCGACGACCATCCCCTGTTCCGCGCCGCGGTGCTGCACGCGCTGCGCCAGGCCCTGCCGCGCGCGCGGGTGACCGAGGCGGCCAGCGCCGCCTCGCTGGATGCCGCGCTGGCCGCGCAGCCGGACGCCGACCTGGTCCTGCTGGACCTGGCCATGCCCGGCGAGCGCGGGTTCTCGGCGCTGCTGCACGTGCGCGGCGAACGCCCGAACGTGCCGGTGGTGGTGATCTCCTCCAACGACCATCCGCGGGTGATCCGCCGCGCGCAGCAGTTCGGCGCGGCCGGCTTCATCCCCAAGTCGTCGCCGGCCGAGACCATCGGCATCGCGGTGGCGGCGGTGCTCGACGGCGGCACCTGGTTCCCGCCGCTGACCGCGGCGCGCTCGGAAGCCGACGCGCGACTGGCCGCACGGCTGGCGCAGCTCACGCCGCAGCAGTTCCGGGTGCTGCTGTGCCTGGCCGACGGCCTGCTCAACAAGCAGATCGCCTACACGTTGGGCCTGGCCGAGAACACGGTGAAGGTGCACGTGACGGCGATCCTGAAGAAGCTCGAATGCCACAGCCGCACCCAGGCCGCGGTGCTGGTCAAGGCGCTGGAGCCGGAAGGCGAGGCCTGATTCCCGCCGCGCGGCGGCGGGGAGCGTTTTCCGCCGCGCCCGGATACGCGATGCTATGCACTGGCGCCCGCGCTTCCTGCGGGCGGAAAGGACCCCCGGACCATGCCCATCCGCAACGAGCAGATCGCCTACTATCCGTTCCT encodes:
- a CDS encoding LacI family DNA-binding transcriptional regulator, yielding MPDKPDRRAPGARLQMADIARMAGVSESTVSRALADNPVVAERTRAYIKQLAREAGYRVDPVARSLRSRRSNIVCVAVPLTHTHEQPLSDPFMMTMLALLADALTARGYSMLLSKLDRHQDHWVEDLARGSRADGVIMLGQSSEHAALDAAARSGLPMVVWGSHIDGQAYVSMGSDNLRGGELATAHLIEIGRRRIAFLGDERLPEVAPRFAGYRRMLERHGLDFDPRLHARSHFLSEDAYRLTRAMLKKSDPPDALFAVSDVIALGAIRALTDAGHRVPQDISLVGFDDIPLAAYSQPPLTTVRQDLAQAATLLVDGVLRLIAGEPLQSVELAVSLVVRDSA
- a CDS encoding LuxR C-terminal-related transcriptional regulator, which codes for MDAPTILVADDHPLFRAAVLHALRQALPRARVTEAASAASLDAALAAQPDADLVLLDLAMPGERGFSALLHVRGERPNVPVVVISSNDHPRVIRRAQQFGAAGFIPKSSPAETIGIAVAAVLDGGTWFPPLTAARSEADARLAARLAQLTPQQFRVLLCLADGLLNKQIAYTLGLAENTVKVHVTAILKKLECHSRTQAAVLVKALEPEGEA
- a CDS encoding ligand-binding sensor domain-containing diguanylate cyclase, whose translation is MIRLLSIFLRGVCPSARRGALLAALLAPGLAVAATLASDGDTPDLPSSLEHFGLDEGLSQLSINALQSDDQGFLWIATQEGLNRFDGHLFRAYRHELGASDRQSLLSSSIDSLAFEARGTRLWLGTNDAGLEVIELATWRRHRLGVAEGLSHNRVMAILVDPQGGAWLGTERGIDRVDATLRRVLPLGGDAPVVGLAWMPDGKRAIALDRRCRLWLLGAHARQALPAPPGIDECVALQAGPEGLWLASANAGLFKLDAQGGVLAHWSNAQLLTDHSDLSALIRLIDGRVLVGSNNATVTQLGQDATPRRLHFDVPPRSAITRFYQDGNGTWWIGTYTAGLYRVRPLAAVIRNDEENLTDVHAWPSPSVRSIWRQGARMLIGTDQGLLIRDRDRAPWRVPAPLAARTVRAIERDADGWWLGTHHGLWRLDRHGALARVDGLADAHVNDLLREGDTLWVATRHGLSRVIGGRVQDDPRWAPLAGRMLTRLYRDAQGTLWIGCNDCGVWRMRGDRPAEPYRPGGAGVYASVWSLYAADGVLWVGTFSGGLYRVDLRRDVAVRYTDGEGLSSNVVYTILPDPHGRLWLSTNNGLSVLDPATRIVQNLGRRDGLQNQEYNSGRGYRDNRGLLYFGGTQGVDVVDPGRLPLRSAPARAVLTDLRVLDAEGGHGERQTERDVVYAQRIALDYRDNVFSLGMTAIDFAAPGAARLRYRVNGLQKGWVYPQAAHSEFSVSHLPPDRYTLEVQAAGRDGQFGASRTLQIQVRPPPWRHPLAYAGYALLGLLLLGLTAQRVRRTVNRERDMVELLNLTVAERTRQLERANQQLLQSNVQLEAATRMDPLTRVSNRRELHDWLARECPSLLAQLDAGGSADALYFFMIDVDDFKRINDDYGHQAGDAALVHCADRLRALCGAHDLLVRWGGEEFLLITRLHRDGAAEAMAERLRAAVAAHRVALEPHALALTCSIGFAPWPFAAAWPALGDWEQSVGLADRCLYAAKGAGKNAWVGLGAGATPERRRVHALLAGTAPEQLGASVRILHSTAQPPRFAR
- a CDS encoding OprO/OprP family phosphate-selective porin: MNLKKLSLCGACACTLLSLPPLAHAADGDDDRPVTAEIGGRLHWDVAQFDNDHRGTPNPDDTEIRRLWIDVSGKFFGFGYKVEGDFAGLQEDFNGKGIEAKDVYLTRKFDAGTLSVGQFKQYFSLDDRTGSNFGQFLERSGAASTLAPLYRKAVSWQAAGKDYTWAASVYSLESIDVSNIKGDAFGGRGTWAPGARDGDVLHLGLSLAHERYDHPGANGAPALSIRPRPAGHLSDDSRITLARFAGGRDTDVDKWSLEYAQVRGPLSWQGEFSGGLFDDGAQRAQVLSAYGFISWFATGESRRYDGKTGRFTRIKQVDNPRGAFELALRYDRMWGTQHLDGQADFLDASTASWTLAGNWYLKPNMRLMLNLIDSRNRDRLAGTTLDHTRAITGRFQYDF
- the phbB gene encoding acetoacetyl-CoA reductase gives rise to the protein MTLRIAYVTSGMGSIGTAICQKLARNGHTVVAGCGPNSPRKSAWLREQRELGLDFIASEGNATDWDSTVAAFAKVRAEVGEIDVLVNNAGGSRDTLFRQMSREDWQAVIASNLNALFNITKQVVDGMTTRGWGRIVNIGAVSAQKGQIGQINYATAKAAMHGFSRALAQEVASRGVTVNTVSPGYIASAAISGFPPDVLDRLATSVPLRRLGKPEEVAALCGWLASDDAAYVTGADYAVNGGLHMA
- a CDS encoding CitMHS family transporter codes for the protein MLTALGFGMVITFMYLIMSKRLSPLVALIIVPIAFALAGGFGTGINEMMLEGIKKIAPTGVMLMFAILYFGVMIDAGLFDPLVRRILRLVKGDPMKIVLGTAVLALLISLDGDGSTTYMITVSAMLPLYRRIGMNALNLTCVTILAGGVMNLTPWGGPTARAATALHVDPADVFVPLLPAMALAIAGILVLAWYLGMQERRRLGVAALPGDAWLDASVADDGDALPTVEDAEDIKRPKLLWVNLALTLALMAALVVGVLPMPVLFMIGFALALLINYPNLAEQRRRLVNHAGNVLSVVSLIFAAGVFTGILSNTGMVDAMSRSFLAVIPDAWGPYLAAITAIASMPFTFFMSNDAFYFGVLPILSEAASHYGITPVEMARASLAGQPVHLLSPLVPSTYLLVGLAKVDFADHQRFTLKWAVLVSLLLMGGSLLFALYPLAA
- a CDS encoding ABC transporter substrate-binding protein encodes the protein MTILPPLRAGVLLLACVLAHAATAAPGDIRRFPAQGAADARLCIQGSTDIEVFAAVIGDYQRLHPRTEVVYQDVIAWDIYQRYLHPPPGARCADLLISASMDLQTKLVNDGHALAHRSPQTEALPAWAQWRHEAFGISYEPVAIVYNKNRLPAAQVPRTRRQLLELLRAPGQPLRGRIGTYDVQRSGVGYLFATQDGQIGSMAGALLAAMGDNQVVLEERTGVLLDRVSRGELLLAYNVLGSYAQARIDAGAPLAIVQPEDYTLVALRTVVIPRDTPHAAEARRFLDYLLSPRGQQVLSREARLKPILPVGGAAAAAPAAAPARRPIALGPGLLVYLDALKRRQFLDAWRSSMQRRPPR
- a CDS encoding response regulator transcription factor, which gives rise to MRLLLVEDNADLADAIVRRMRRSGHAVDWQSDGLGAASVLRYQRFDLVVLDIGLPRLDGLRVLAGLRERGDTTPVLMLTARDGIEDRVQALDVGADDYLGKPFDFREFEARCRVLLRRNRGNASEVVQLGGFAFDNAAHRVSLDGAPIELPNREYRLLEILIGRLGQVVGKDEIGNGLFGFDDAAGPNAIELYVGRLRRKLAAAPLRIVTVRGVGYKLEAAEPGTPAAAPQEPGRDG
- a CDS encoding sensor histidine kinase, giving the protein MAEAALPAPSIRRTLLLYLGALSLLGAVALFFAARDYGQRAANRSYDHLLVSSALSIVDSVALAGGQWQVDLPYAALDLLAMAPEDRVFYRVFDAHGRTITGYGDLPKVPSLPPASAPPRLFDAVYSGERVRFAVVARRVSSAAAQGEVWVQVGQTRRARAALAQDVVLHALVAIAVLSLLSLALVWLGVYRALRPLHRIERDLSRREPSELKPLAVAAPQEMHQMVAALNRFMARLASSNETLRAFMAEAAHQMRTPLAALRAQAQLALDEDDPRQMRRSLEAIERNAMHMSRLLNQLLSDASVIHRANLQRYASVDLAEVVHQALHEALPQSQPRPRVQLAIASEAALVRGDALLLREAIKNLIDNACKYGGDGVLQVALTCEAQQCVVTVADHGPGIAAAAAERVFERFARGENAAAGGAGLGLAIVKRVVDSHGGRIDLSNRVGGGLIASLRLPRLHP